From Drosophila nasuta strain 15112-1781.00 chromosome X, ASM2355853v1, whole genome shotgun sequence, one genomic window encodes:
- the LOC132795400 gene encoding uncharacterized protein LOC132795400, with product MESQSYKIIDLAAAQKIWETFKDEDYVNGFENKNIRVPLRPFFTYMKAPEDKGQVLIAPPKITLEHIASEMFERLNRNIIEVKLDERDVPPKGFRAIYKWMRTQKTIKKKHSVKAMQGAKYLQIDTLETELWELLSDPEIRERAAFDLFASAGNLSLLDDFRPLMAGRVRNYFLPLVASEDFVKLQPQQLIVLLKATTLGVNSEIEVLYAAVRWILHRTQDRLPHMQEVMQSLRFIYMPMGFLFSLRGGTLGKATDDINTPDYVLLEFSKDRILQNRLSEAMSFIGMDMQGDEETDTDSEGFGKRALVRKQESPRRWIYFPMCKYHMPYVVYPYVHHFKYAQFIEFISSMQLD from the exons ATGGAGTCGCAATCATATAAAATCATTGATTTGGCAGCAGCCCAGAAAATCTGGGAAACCTTCAAAGATGAAGACTACGTCAATggatttgaaaataaaaatattcgtGTCCCTCTTCGGCCATTTTTCACATATATGAAAGCACCTGAAGACAAGGGCCAAGTGCTAATCGCACCACCGAAAATCACATTGGAACACATTGCTAGCGAGATg TTTGAAAGACTCAACAGGAACATCATTGAAGTTAAGCTCGACGAACGCGATGTGCCGCCCAAAGGTTTTCGCGCGATCTACAAATGGATGCGCACTCAGAAGACGATCAAAAAGAAACATTCGGTCAAGGCAATGCAAGGagccaaatatttgcaaatcgATACACTAGAGACGGAGTTGTGGGAACTCTTGAGTGATCCCGAAATACGCGAGAGGGCGGCATTTGATCTGTTTGCGAGTGCCGGCAATCTGAGCCTTCTTGATGATTTCCGTCCTCTGATGGCGGGTCGCGTTCGCAACTATTTCTTACCTCTTGTCGCCAGCGAGGATTTCGTGAAACTTCAGCCACAACAGTTGATTGTTTTGCTTAAGGCAACCACACTTGGTGTCAATTCGGAAATTGAAGTGCTGTATGCGGCAGTGCGTTGGATACTCCACAGAACCCAAGATCGTCTGCCTCATATGCAAGAAGTCATGCAGTCGCTGCGATTCATCTATATGCCAATgggatttttgttttctctacGCGGAGGTACGCTAGGGAAGGCTACCGATGACATCAATACGCCAGACTATGTGCTCTTGGAGTTTAGCAAGGATCGCATCTTACAAAATCGTTTATCTGAAGCCATGTCCTTTATAGGCATGGATATGCAGGGTGACGAGGAGACGGACACGGATAGCGAGGGCTTTGGGAAGCGAGCACTGGTCAGGAAACAGGAGTCACCTCGTCGCTGGATTTACTTCCCAATGTGCAAATATCATATGCCATACGTTGTCTATCCCTATGTACATCACTTCAAGTATGCTCAATTTATCGAGTTCATTAGCTCGATGCAGTTGGATTGA